The Lycium barbarum isolate Lr01 chromosome 11, ASM1917538v2, whole genome shotgun sequence genome contains the following window.
tattgctgctgcaggagcatactcgaggcaggaaaagtggagaatgttttctccagcatatcattatcagtaatattttcaccacataatttcaattgagaaaataattttaaacattgcagaattatatgccttaacagatttaaaatcttggaaccttaaatggagccaatcaaaacgtgtttgtggaagtatgaccatctttaggtgatcatatctatctttcagatcattccacagcgtaGGAGGATCTTTAACcatgagatattccattttcaaattctcatcaagatgacggcggaggaatatcattgccttagcacggttttggtttgatgcctcatttttatctttgatggtgtcttccagacccatcgcattaaggtgaatctcggcatcaagaatccaagacatatagctattgtcggatatatctaaggctacaaatttacatttagtaagatttgccattagtaaagggAAATAGAAAGTCAATGCCTTTGAGATTTTttgaagtatttgctcgagatgacagagtctcgtgctgataacgtgttataaaatgaaaaCTATAAAGTAAATGCACAGAAGAAATATATAGAGAGATCTCAGATTATATTcttactctttcaattctacatatGGCCTCTATTTATAGAGGAAAATAAGTAGCTTAATGGCTAAGTAGCTTAATGGACAAACATACTCATAATATGCATAAATTTGTAGCTCCGTTATTCCAGAGTATGAATAAAAGGTCAGTTGTACAGTTAAGCACAAGTAAAGTGTGAATTATATGTGATTTGAAGTACTCTTGGATCAAACAATATGGTGAAAATTAAGACTAGTAGGTATGGACAGATTTATATATCTTTAAATTAAAGTACTAGAGCGGTTGCGAGCGCATCCATTAATTTTACTTATTGTCACAAAAATAATACTCCTAGTAGTGGACTAATAATACTTCTTAATTACCACTTGATGGTAAGTATGTTAAGTACTACCATTAATATAATGCAATATTTTTATGAAGTTTAAAAGTTCCCTTACATCATATTGGCGTTAGGCGTTTGACTAACAATTATTTTTctgctgtattttttttttcttactttgatttTTCCTCCTGGACAAGTGTAGAGGCCAAGAAGGGATTTGGTCAACGAGAGTGACTGGGCGGCTTCACTATGCATTGCATTCTCTGATTTCTTTTAGTTTAAACATTTAGTGGAaagtttaatttaatttaatctcAACAAAGTCACCAAATATACAGTTACTATCCATGATTTAATCTTGATAAAACTGTTATGTGATTTTAAGATGTTATATCAAGTTCTTAGACTTAGTTTTTTTATGCTAATTAATCTaagaacaaattaaaaaaaaaacatatagatAAAAGAAACTATAGAGAAACCAGTCTTCCAAATTCCAATAAACAAAAGAGAGAATTGAAGAACACTAATCCTGAGAAAAGCATGTTACATGATGTATTGTAATTGTAAATAGACAATAGTAGTCCAATTAAGAGGACATAAAATAAGGGGTACACTAGTCATTTAGTTAGTTGACAGTTTGTTAAAAGCTGTTAGGAGATGGTTAATTACAATTTACAGCTCTTGGGTTAAAATCCAAGCCATCAGATCTAGGATAAATTCTTggaaaaatttcataaatgactacTATTTGGGGTTTTTTTTTCGCATAGCTACAGTTTAGCTATTTACTTTTCGTGGCAAACATATAGCTAAACTAGGCGCTTGTTTCATGTTGTATTCGTTATTAAGGGaaactgtattcatgaatacagtcaTTAAATTTTGCTAAAATCGTGGGATGAAATCTCCTAAACAAGGCAAACTAAGTAAAATCTTCCTAGAATCACTCTGAATGACCTGGCTTCCAAAATATCACATGATTCTTTTCGATTACAATTACTccaattcaaattcaaaaattaATATTCAAAAATGGAAAAAACAGAGCTTAACCTCCTAACAGGATATTCAACTCAAACATATAGAATGCGTTCAGAATACAATCTCAAAAATCAATTGCGATTTTAATTTAGATTGTCGCAATCGAATCTGCTGTTGTTCGTATGAGTTTCTACAGGTTTTTTAGAGTTGTTCTATACATAAATTGCTGGACTTATTCTGAATTTCGAAGGTAAATATTAGTTCAGTTGATGTTCATGATACAACGAGTAGTTTTACATTGAAGTTGTTGTGTTTTACATTGAAGTTGTTGTTAATCATTAGCACTGCTGAATTCAAAAATAAATGTCCACCATTCCGGCAGTAATTCAACATTCCGGGATTTGGAACGATGAGAATCGTTTTGTGAATTACACAATAGATGCAATAGTTTTCAAAGATTATGCATCGTATGAGAATGTAGTTGATGTAATAGCGAAACAGGTAGGAATAGATACAAGTAACAAAACAATTAATATCAAATACATGATCGAAGGTGATTCTATGCCGCTTGAAATACACAATGACATGAGTGTCAGGGTGTATGTTGAACTGAAGAAAGATAGTAGGCAGTTTGGGAGTTATCCTTTGTGTATTACCACAACTGATAAGTTGATTGAATACAATGTGTCTAGTGAAAGTGTAGTTGAAGGTGATTTAACGCAATTAGAATACAATCGTCAATTACAAGTTATGAATACAGATGATGCGACAGAAGTGGCAACGTCAAATTCTGGTCAGCAAATAGTTGTGTATAATGATTTGATCATTTCAAATCTTAATCACAAGGAGATCATGGTAAATCAAGTATACAATGACAAGGATACTTTGAAGGCCGTGATGAAAAAATATGCAATTGACAATAGGTTTCAGTTCCGTACAGAGAGATCAAATTCGATAAGGTATGCTTGTTAAACTGTTTATTATGTATTTGTATATAACAATAAAATTGTATATTTTTTCATTAATTGATGTGTATTTAACTAGTTGATATTTCTTACATATATCTGACTATCTAGTTTAAATTGGTATAAGAAATTGTATTCAATTTTTTGCCTAATGATTTGATATGTGTCGGCAACTGAATGTATAAGTATACAATTGCGGATTTGCAGCTACACCATTGTATGTATATCAGAACAATGTGAGTGGAAAATGAAAGCTTCAAGCATTAACAAATCTGCAATGTTCAAAGTTAGAGAGTTTGTGGACAAACATACATGTCCATTGAAGGATAAGGTGTGTTCTTGTATTCAAGCAAGTAGTGGTTTTATAGCAGGCATTATTAAGCCAAAGTTAACAAATCACAAGAGGAAGTATACGCCAAAGGATATAGTAGATGATGTGAAAAATGAAATTGGTGTGGATGTGAATTACATAAAGGCTTATCGTGCTAAAGAAAAGGCTATGATCGAGTTGAGGGGAGAGCCAGCAGATTCCTACAAGAAGTTACCTGGATATGTATACATCTTGGATAAAACGTATCCAGGTTCTTATATAAGAATGCAAAAATCGCCTGAAAATGAGTTCTTATATCTGTTTGTAGCATTGCATGCCTTTATTAAAGGGTTCGACTATTGTCGACCAATTGTGGTTGTAGACGGGAGCCACCTAAAACAAGAATACAATGACACCTTTGTTTAAGCGAGCACTTTGGATGGTGCAGGTACTTCGTATACAAatgtactgttttttttttttgcatacaaTAAATACAGTGGAGTAAAAATCAGTAACCTTTTGCTTTTCTCCATTGAATTTGTAGGTAATATACTGCCTCTGGCATATGGCGTGATCGATTCTGAGAACGATAAGTCTTGGTCATGGTTCTTTCAACGGTTTAAGGAAGCATATGGGGTAAGGGATAACATGTGTATTGTATATGATAGATATGAAAGCATCATCAAGGTTGTTGCTAGAATTTATCCTACTATTCTGCATTTAGCATACATATGGCATCTTTGGAAAAATGTATATAATAACTATAGGAAAAGTCATGAAGTGTTGAGTGGTGTATACTATAAAATGGCAAAAGCATACACACAGAATGACTTTGATATGCTAATGCGAAAAGTTGAGAAAGAGGATATTCGGGTGAAGGAGTACTTGGATTCAGTGGGAAGGGCAAAGTGGGCTAGGCTTCATTGTCCAGTTAACCGAGCATGGACATTAACATCAAATATTGCTGAGTCCATTAATGCAGCACTGGTATCTGCTAGAGAATTACCAATATATGATTTTCTAGAGGAAGTTAGGTTGATGTATGGACGATGAAATTTCACAAACCGACAAAATGGTTCGTATACATTCACGACGCTTGGGAAAAAATTTCAAGAATTGCTGACCATTAATGAGAATAAATCTACTCGCATGAAGGTTTGTTTTCGTGCATCTGTATACGTATTTTTTTCATAGCTTATATTTCATCTTTACGATTCTTATACATAAGGATATTTCTTACAAAGAAAATATATATTGATATGGCGTATTATGTTTGTATTAAAAACTTGATGTGAATCTGTTTGTATATTGTTGCATAGGTAATTCCATCAACAGAATACTTACACACCGTGATTGATGAAGGGAGGAGTTTCATTGTGTGCATTGAAAAGAAAACTTGTAGTTGCAAAATCTTCCAAGTTGATGAGATTCCCTGCCCCCATGCTTGGGTTGTTCTTAAGATGAAAAATCTCACTGTCGACAGCTACTGCTCAAACTTGTACAAACCAGAAACTGTGATGAAGACTTATGATATCCCAATTTATCCGTTACCGGATCAGAGTGAGTGGAATGTGCCTGTATACATTTCAGAAGAAGTAGTGTTGCCACCGAGGTACAAGAGACCGCCTGGAAGGCCAAAAAAGAAGCGTGATAAGTCTTTATCTGAATGGTTTTCAAATTCACGTACAAACTCGTGCAGTAGATGTGAACATGCAGGACACAATAGGCGCTCTTGCAGGAATGAGCCTAAAAGAAAGTAGTTGTTGTTTGCTTAGTAATTTGTTCTGTTTTTCTGGTTTCTGTATTGAACCACGTCGACTATAAAGCGTCATGACATTTGCTGTTCTTATTAGCTGGTTTTTGATGAATGATTCTGTTCTTTTTTGTTGATAATGGATGATTGAAAATAAAGGAACTCTCTATGAATAACTTGCAATATTTCCGCTGTATTATATTGATGTATACGTGACCGGTATACTTTGAATTCTATGTATGTGTCTGTTTCCAAAATCAGAAACCAACTGCATCATGTTCAGTTCATGCAAATTCAGATTTCAGAGAGAAGTAATCAGAGATAGAGAATAACTGTATGCATTGCTGGCTTATATACAGTTGTGTTTTAATTATGTATACATTATTGTTATATTTCTGAATACAGTTATGTATTCATGTTGAAAAAAGTTAATTATGTATACACTCAAATCTCTGGATACACAACTGTAAATGATGGCATCCCATAAGTGAATAACtcaacaatgtaaaaaaaattattttgtattCATTAAAATTTATAACTGTATATTAGGTATTCAACAGATATATCTGTTTTACAAGTCAGTAAATAATTCCATCCGTAACAATTCTAAATACAGCTCTGTATTATCTTTGAATATATTATTTTAACATCTCTATATACCGTAAATGGCCAATGAGTAAATCGACAAATGTAAAATAATTGCATCCCATAATGATTGACTCAACAATGTAAGAACACTTATTTGTATTCATCAAAAACATAAACTGTATATTGTGAATTCATACTGACAACTGCCATTTTGACAGCAAAACTCCTTACAAAAACATAAAGATAATGTTTTCCTTAAAAACATCATAATCTGATTTTGAACCACACAACTACAAACTAATTAACTATGATCTTTTCAACTTGATCAAAATCTATCTTTGGCCTAACTGGCTTCGGAGGTGCCTCATTATCGCTTTCGGCATTTGCTTCCATCTTCCTTTTAGCGTAATCCCACAAAAGAGCACCATATCTCGTACGAAGTAATTCTGCATCAAGTTCTCCATGTGGAATACCTTCTCCATGACTCAAATACTCCGCATATGCAGCAACATACATTCCACAATCCCTgcacgaaagaaagaaacaaaaattGTATTTAAATGATGTATTATCCTCATATATGTCAATTTTAAAAATCCAAAAAATGACATACATGCTTCCAGGCCTCTATTGTGGCAAATTGTCAACAAACATGACCTCAAATCTGTCAGTCGGTGCTTTGTCTTTGTACGCAGGGTGATAATTCCAATCAACTCCCTGCTTGGACTGGTAGAAGTCTGTTAAATGTAAATACAATGGCAACAGATTGGCGACTTTGTCTATTTCAGATCTAACAGTTGCATCATGACCAGCCGCTCGGTAcgagtcatatatatataaacgtctGTCAAGGAATGAAAGGACTGCCAACAACCAATGGTTTTTTTCTTTAATGTTGACTGGGATGAATACATAGTCAACCAAATGCCACGGGACAGTGCAATGCAACCGGTGGCCTTTAACGTATTCACATAAAACATCTTCTTGTTTCCCAACACTTCTGGCACCATCCGGGTCAAGATAGCCTTTGTGAATAGCATCAATTTTGGCATTGAAAGCACAGTCTACAGTGGTAAACTTGTATGTGCTATTTGTATCATATTTGGCTTTTTTCCGGAAGTAGTAAAACATGACATCAAGATGTTGTAATAAAAACGAACAAAACATTTAATATTTAAATCACAAAGCAATATAATGTATGTGAAAAAAGAAGGTAAATCACACCTCGTCATTCCACATCTGACCCTCCATTGATAAAAGATAGAACCAATTTTTGTCGCTGATTTTCTTAATACCACAGTCCATGGATGTTGGCAGTTTTGCCTTACCTTTTTTGTAGTGGTCCTCTTTGTTCTTTCTATAGAATACACACAAAAAATATATCAAAACATTATTGAAACTATGTCTATACAACAAGTACATACGATAGATCGACTAACTTACCTACTATCATGCCTAACAAGCAGCCCCTCTTTTACCCATTTTGAGAATTCACCGAACAGCTTGGCATCATGTCGCCCCGTGATGGAATTATTATCAAATGGGTATTTTTTGTCAAATATCTCTGTCAACTTAACTGAACTACCTGTTTGAATACGAACAGAGTTGAATACAATCTTTAATCACATTAACTACAAGAAGAGTGGAAtacagtgtaaaaaaaaaaaaaaacttcataaTGCTTACCTGAAGCTGACCCAAAATTTGTCATGTAAGGAGACATTTGCAAAGGGCCAGGACGCCTCTCTTTACGCAAAGTCATGACAATTTTTGTTATAGTATTCTATGTTGGAAGGAATTCATCCGCCAGCTCATACTGAGGCACATGTTCCTGTTCCTTACCAACATGAATACCCTCAAACTCAACAATGACATTGTGCGGCGTCACTTGATTAGAATGATCTGTACCGGcacaaaatgaagaagaagatacACCTTGCACAATATTTTCATTAAATAGCATGTTGCTTCCTTCGTTGATAGGTATGGCAGCAGGAGTAACAACGATAACATCAGCTGTCTTGATAGGGATTTGTGATCCAAACAGTTATAAACAAAGAGATGACAAACTTTAATCGTAATCTGAAATGTATTTATCATATAGCAAAATTTCAATGAAGAGTTGAATAAACTATTAAATGTAGTACCTCTGGTTCAACATAATCTCCCAAAATGTCACCTGGTCCCTGAATTTCCTGTGTTGAATCTCTTAATGTATCACCAGTAGAATTAACCTCGTTCACACCAACATCTCCTTCTAGGCCCTAAAATGGAAAggaaaaaatcaataaatttatTAATGAACAAGCATTACACAACCTGCTCATATGTGTATATAAGACTTTCAAGTATTTGTATACTGGACTGAGAAATGAATACAGTCGTTTAAACtgtttgatgaattatgaatacaGTTTGTTAAATATAAGGTTTTAGATTTATGAATACAGTCTGTTAACTATAAATACAATCACTTAATTGTATCATAAAAAAGGAAGTATAAAGATAAGTTTAAACATAAATATAGTGTTATGTTTATGGATACAGTCTGTTAAAATATGAATACAATCACTTAACTGTATCATAAAAATGAAAGTCTAAATATAATTGAAAACATGCATACATGTTTGAATACAGTCAAGTATTTTGGATATAGTCAAGTATTTtgatacagaaaaatatacagtCAAGTATTTTGGATGCAGAAATAGACTGATACAGGCAACTCATCAGATACCTCTGTTGGAAAATGAGTCGTATAACTCCCGTTTTGTATCGGTGATTTATTGTATATTCCATTATCATGCTGCTGAAAAGTAGATTGTCTGGCAGCAcccttaaagaaaaaaaaaatcatatatgtaAAGATGATTTCAATTGAAAATATTCAAATTGTTTTTATTTTACCTTTTCAGAATCCTTATTCCCTTTAATTGCTTCAATAGCTTGAAGAATCGTTGTCAAGTTGTCATTGATCAATTTGTGCAAACCATTGAACTCATCCTTCACCtaaaaatattaaagaaaatCAAATACAGGAGAGACACATTACCTCCTTGAATTCATCCTTCAACTAAAAGATATAAATTACACTTACCAACTTCTTAAATTCATCAATTTCTTGCCTCATAAGACACAACTCGTCTTGTTTAGTAGATGTCGGGAACTGGACAGATGGGGTATTTACATGCACTTGTTCATTCCCAATTGGAGAAGCCGACTTTATTGTTTGTACAATAGGCGTCTTCCTACGGGGAGCAATGTTGGAAATTGGAATTGTTTCAGGTTGCAGATCTGCTTTCTTTGATGACGAAGTCCCAACAGACATCTGCCTACGTTTCTTAGACGGTGGAGATTCTGATTGAACAACTCCCTTTTGATGTGTGTCGTTATGGGGTGGTGTAGAAGCAAAAT
Protein-coding sequences here:
- the LOC132619472 gene encoding uncharacterized protein LOC132619472; translation: MSTIPAVIQHSGIWNDENRFVNYTIDAIVFKDYASYENVVDVIAKQVGIDTSNKTINIKYMIEGDSMPLEIHNDMSVRVYVELKKDSRQFGSYPLCITTTDKLIEYNVSSESVVEGDLTQLEYNRQLQVMNTDDATEVATSNSGQQIVVYNDLIISNLNHKEIMVNQVYNDKDTLKAVMKKYAIDNRFQFRTERSNSISYTIVCISEQCEWKMKASSINKSAMFKVREFVDKHTCPLKDKVCSCIQASSGFIAGIIKPKLTNHKRKYTPKDIVDDVKNEIGVDVNYIKAYRAKEKAMIELRGEPADSYKKLPGYVYILDKTYPGNILPLAYGVIDSENDKSWSWFFQRFKEAYGVRDNMCIVYDRYESIIKVVARIYPTILHLAYIWHLWKNVYNNYRKSHEVLSGVYYKMAKAYTQNDFDMLMRKVEKEDIRVKEYLDSVGRAKWARLHCPVNRAWTLTSNIAESINAALVIPSTEYLHTVIDEGRSFIVCIEKKTCSCKIFQVDEIPCPHAWVVLKMKNLTVDSYCSNLYKPETVMKTYDIPIYPLPDQSEWNVPVYISEEVVLPPRYKRPPGRPKKKRDKSLSEWFSNSRTNSCSRCEHAGHNRRSCRNEPKRK